The following are encoded together in the Patagioenas fasciata isolate bPatFas1 chromosome 7, bPatFas1.hap1, whole genome shotgun sequence genome:
- the MARCO gene encoding macrophage receptor MARCO: MKIEDRHGEDRNSSDMNSFSISDKIGFASAATTTFQISEPRKQRKPSTCCAQVALITYLLLLTAVQALLAYKVFKMQREILKLQEQNKTYTEEILESSFASKLLSERNFIENPMEHEENWRRSLEKEVTIIKSSNANLMMMMRNITLVAGPPGRKGDPGPPGLRGPPGTKGDQGIQGLHGLNGAKGSKGDPGLVGPRGEPGVRGEKGEMGLTGLQGPKGEMGKKGDPGPHGPMGPQGQQGVPGLPGFNGSMGEPGRPGQKGEAGATGLPGLAGIPGQEGRPGQKGEKGDHGTSGSPGTPGIAGLKGEKGDSGVTGPPGQKGTKGDQGLTGIQGLTGQKGSKGDYGSPGPKGNPGVKGDKGDRGSSGSPGTKGSKGEKGEGGFYNLVRIVGSSRRGRVEIFYQGSWGTICDDGWSTEDATVVCRMLGYSRATSAFTATAGTGPIWLDDVNCRGSESSIFDCSKSNWGVHNCNHNEDAGLECS, encoded by the exons ATGAAAATTGAAGACAGGCACGGGGAAGACAGAAATTCAAGTGATATGAACAGTTTCAGTATTTCAGACAAGATTGGGTTTGCCTCAGCTGCTACCACAACCTTCCAGATAAGTG AGCCTCGGAAACAAAGGAAACCATCCACATGCTGTGCTCAGGTGGCTCTCATCACCTACCTGCTGCTGCTGACAGCTGTCCAGGCACTGCTGGCCTACAAAG tgtTTAAGATGCAGAGAGAGATATTGAAActtcaagaacaaaataaaacctaTACAGAAGAGATTCTGGAAAGCTCCTTTGCCAGCAAACTGCTTTCAGAGAGAAACTTTATAGAGAATCCCATGGAACATGAAGAAAACTGGAGGAGAAGCTTAGAAAAAGAAGTCACCATAATTAAAAGCAGCAATGCAaacctgatgatgatgatgagaaaCATCACCCTAGTTGCAG ggcCTCCTGGACGCAAAGGAGATCCTGGTCCACCAG GGCTACGTGGACCACCGGGAACAAAGGGAGACCAAGGAATCCAAG GCTTACATGGACTGAACGGTGCAAAGGGGAGTAAAGGAGATCCTGGTCTTGTCGGTCCACGTGGTGAACCGGGtgtgagaggagaaaaaggagagatgGGGCTTACAG GTCTCCAAGGACCAAAAGGTGAAATGGGCAAGAAGGGAGACCCCGGGCCCCATGGACCCATGGGTCCTCAGGGGCAGCAGGGAGTCCCAGGACTGCCGGGTTTCAATG GTAGCATGGGGGAGCCTGGACGTCCTGGTCAGAAAGGAGAGGCAG GTGCAACTGGACTACCTGGACTTGCAGGAATTCCTGGCCAAGAAGGCAGACCTGGTCAGAAAGGGGAGAAGGGGGACCACGGTACCAGTGGGAGTCCAG gaACACCAGGCATTGCAGGACTCAAAGGTGAAAAGGGAGACAGTGGAGTAACAG GTCCTCCAGGGCAAAAGGGAACAAAGGGAGACCAAGGCTTGACAG GCATTCAAGGCCTAACTGGTCAAAAAGGAAGCAAGGGTGATTATGGCAGTCCGGGTCCAAAAGGAAATCCAGGAGTCAAAGGAGACAAGGGAGACCGTGGATCCTCTG gttccccaggaacGAAAGGGAGCAAAGGTGAAAAGGGAGAAG GCGGCTTCTATAATTTGGTACGAATcgtgggcagcagcaggaggggccGCGTGGAAATCTTTTACCAAGGGTCCTGGGGAACAATATGTGATGATGGCTGGAGCACCGAAGATGCCACTGTGGTCTGCCGAATGCTGGGATACAGCCGTGCCACCTCTGCATTTACAGCCACAGCAG GCACTGGACCAATTTGGCTTGATGATGTGAATTGCAGAGGGAGTGAAAGTTCAATTTTCGACTGTTCGAAGTCCAACTGGGGTGTGCACAACTGCAACCACAACGAGGACGCTGGGCTGGAGTGCAGTTGA